The following are from one region of the Polyangiaceae bacterium genome:
- a CDS encoding type I restriction endonuclease subunit R, with protein MSQFSESVVEEATLEWFEELGYQVVHGPEIAPGESGQERGSYQAVLLEGRLRDALARINPDVPPAAIDEAFRKLTQIASPQLIDANREFHSYLVNGVSVEYLRSDGTIGYDPVWLVDFAEAENNDFCVVNQLTVVEGSHKRRPDVVAYLNGLPIAVIELKNAANEDATVWDAYHQLQTYKAEIPNLFTCNELLVISDGLDARIGTLSAQKERFAPWRTIEGEELAPATQSKLEVLVRGVFEQRRLLDLLRFFIVFEGDGGLPIKKLSGYHQFHAVANALEATIAASQPKGDRRVGVVWHTQGSGKSLTMAFYAGRVVLHPEMHNPTLVILTDRNDLDEQLFDTFSRCHDLLRQEPEKAKDRAHLRDLLKVSSGGVVFTTIQKFLPETRGDSFPLLSDRKNIVVIADEAHRSQYDFIDGFARHLRDALPSASFIGFTGTPIELTDKNTRAVFGDYISIYDIQRAVEDGATVPIYYESRLVRISLKADEVPVLDEGFDEATEGEEEAGKEKLKTKWSALEALVGADDRVKLVAEDLVAHFEQRLEAMDGKAMVVCMSRRICVDLYDALRKLRPEWHDEDDAKGALKVVMTGSASDPKDYQRHLRNKPGREALARRFKDPSDPFKLVIVRDMWLTGFDAPCLHTLYVDKPMQGHGLMQAIARVNRVYRDKPGGLVVDYLGVADQLKQAVHTYTESGGRGDTAIDKNTAAAVMLEKYEGCCDLFHGFDWSTWTSGKASQRLSLLPAAQEHILAQEGAKDRLLLVVTELSKAFALAAPHAETTRIRDDVSFFQAVRSAIAKTTTGDRKASGDIDHAIRQLVSKAVVSDQVIDVFAAAGLRKPEITILSDEFLAEVEGLKQKNLAVELLRKLLNDELKLRARHNLVQSRSFADLLDKSVKRYQNRAIEAAQVIEELIQLAKEMREAHRRGEELNLSKDELAFYDALEVNDSAVKVLGDDTLKTIARELVETVRKNVTIDWTVKESVRAKLRVIVKRILRKYGYPPDKQEAATNTVLQQAELLTEFWGAGATASP; from the coding sequence ATGAGCCAGTTCAGCGAGTCGGTGGTGGAAGAGGCGACGCTCGAGTGGTTCGAGGAGCTGGGCTATCAGGTCGTCCATGGGCCGGAGATCGCGCCTGGGGAGTCCGGGCAAGAACGCGGCAGCTATCAAGCGGTGTTGCTCGAAGGTCGCTTGCGGGACGCGCTCGCTCGCATCAATCCGGATGTGCCCCCTGCAGCCATCGATGAAGCGTTTCGCAAGCTGACGCAGATTGCTTCTCCGCAGCTGATCGACGCAAACCGCGAGTTCCACAGCTACCTGGTGAACGGTGTTTCCGTGGAGTACCTGCGGAGCGACGGCACGATTGGCTATGATCCGGTGTGGCTCGTGGACTTCGCCGAGGCGGAGAACAACGATTTTTGCGTGGTGAATCAGCTCACCGTCGTGGAGGGCAGTCACAAGCGGCGGCCCGATGTGGTCGCGTACCTCAACGGCTTGCCGATTGCCGTGATCGAGCTGAAGAACGCGGCCAACGAAGACGCCACGGTTTGGGACGCTTACCACCAGCTCCAGACTTACAAGGCGGAGATCCCGAACCTCTTCACCTGCAACGAGCTGCTCGTGATCTCCGACGGACTTGATGCGCGCATCGGGACGCTCTCTGCGCAGAAGGAACGCTTTGCGCCTTGGCGCACGATTGAAGGTGAAGAGCTGGCCCCCGCGACCCAAAGCAAGCTCGAGGTGCTGGTGCGGGGTGTGTTCGAGCAGCGGCGGCTGCTCGATTTGCTGCGCTTCTTCATCGTGTTCGAGGGGGACGGCGGGCTACCGATCAAGAAGCTCTCCGGCTACCACCAATTCCACGCGGTAGCGAATGCCCTCGAAGCAACCATCGCTGCGTCTCAGCCCAAAGGGGACCGCCGCGTTGGCGTGGTGTGGCACACCCAAGGTTCTGGCAAAAGCCTGACCATGGCGTTCTACGCCGGGCGCGTGGTGCTGCACCCGGAGATGCACAACCCGACGCTGGTGATCCTCACGGATCGCAACGACCTCGATGAACAGCTGTTCGACACTTTCTCACGCTGCCACGACTTGCTGCGGCAAGAGCCCGAGAAGGCGAAGGACCGGGCGCACCTGCGAGACTTGCTGAAGGTGAGCTCCGGGGGCGTGGTGTTCACGACCATCCAGAAGTTCCTCCCGGAAACACGTGGCGATAGCTTTCCCTTGCTGTCAGACCGCAAGAACATCGTGGTGATCGCCGATGAAGCACACCGAAGCCAGTACGACTTCATCGATGGCTTCGCCCGGCACCTGCGGGACGCGCTGCCGAGTGCATCGTTCATTGGATTCACGGGGACTCCAATTGAACTCACCGACAAGAACACGCGGGCGGTGTTCGGGGACTACATCAGCATCTACGACATCCAGCGCGCCGTCGAAGATGGCGCGACGGTGCCCATCTACTACGAGAGCCGGCTGGTGCGCATCTCGCTCAAGGCAGATGAAGTGCCCGTGCTCGATGAGGGCTTCGATGAAGCCACCGAGGGCGAAGAAGAGGCAGGCAAGGAGAAGCTGAAAACGAAGTGGTCCGCGCTGGAAGCGCTGGTCGGCGCCGACGACCGGGTCAAGCTGGTCGCAGAAGACCTAGTGGCGCACTTCGAGCAACGCCTGGAGGCGATGGATGGCAAGGCGATGGTCGTTTGCATGAGTCGCCGCATCTGCGTCGACCTGTACGACGCGCTTCGCAAGCTGCGCCCGGAGTGGCACGACGAGGATGACGCCAAGGGCGCGCTGAAGGTCGTGATGACGGGCTCCGCGTCGGACCCGAAGGACTACCAACGGCACCTGCGCAACAAGCCGGGACGTGAGGCCCTGGCTCGGCGCTTCAAGGATCCAAGCGATCCGTTCAAGCTCGTGATCGTGCGCGACATGTGGCTCACCGGCTTCGACGCACCGTGCTTGCACACGCTGTACGTGGACAAGCCGATGCAGGGCCATGGCTTGATGCAGGCGATTGCGCGGGTGAACCGCGTGTACCGCGACAAGCCGGGTGGCCTAGTCGTCGACTACCTGGGCGTCGCCGATCAGCTGAAGCAAGCCGTCCACACCTACACCGAGAGCGGCGGGCGCGGAGACACCGCCATCGACAAGAACACAGCCGCCGCGGTGATGCTCGAGAAGTACGAGGGCTGTTGCGACCTGTTCCACGGCTTCGACTGGAGCACCTGGACCAGCGGCAAGGCGAGCCAGCGCTTGTCGCTGTTGCCCGCTGCGCAGGAGCACATCTTGGCCCAGGAAGGCGCGAAGGATCGCTTGCTGCTGGTCGTGACCGAGCTCTCCAAGGCGTTTGCGCTCGCGGCGCCCCACGCGGAGACGACGCGCATTCGCGATGACGTGTCCTTTTTTCAGGCGGTGCGGAGCGCGATTGCGAAGACGACGACTGGCGATCGCAAAGCATCCGGCGACATCGACCACGCGATTCGGCAGTTGGTGTCCAAAGCAGTGGTGTCAGACCAGGTGATCGATGTGTTCGCGGCAGCTGGGCTACGCAAACCTGAGATCACCATTCTGTCAGACGAATTCCTCGCGGAAGTGGAAGGTCTGAAACAGAAGAACCTGGCGGTGGAGCTCTTGCGCAAGCTGCTGAACGATGAGCTCAAGCTGCGCGCGCGCCACAACCTGGTTCAGTCGCGGTCTTTCGCCGACTTGCTCGACAAGTCCGTGAAGCGCTACCAGAACCGCGCGATTGAAGCCGCGCAGGTGATTGAGGAGCTGATTCAACTCGCCAAGGAGATGCGTGAGGCGCACCGCCGGGGTGAGGAGCTGAACCTCAGCAAGGACGAGCTCGCCTTCTACGACGCCCTCGAAGTGAACGACAGCGCGGTCAAGGTGCTGGGTGATGACACGCTGAAAACGATTGCTCGAGAGCTAGTCGAGACCGTGCGGAAAAACGTCACCATCGACTGGACGGTGAAAGAATCCGTCAGAGCCAAGCTGCGCGTGATCGTAAAGCGCATCTTGCGCAAGTACGGTTATCCGCCGGACAAGCAGGAGGCGGCGACGAATACGGTGTTGCAGCAGGCGGAGTTGTTGACTGAGTTTTGGGGGGCTGGGGCGACGGCATCACCGTAG
- a CDS encoding virulence RhuM family protein, with product MTSPPPTSEIILYQTEDGRTRIQCRFEDESLWLSQALIAELFQKDVRTINEHLKNIFEEGELSPEATIRKFRIVRSEGNREVSREIEHYSLEAILAVGYRVRSQRGTQFRQWATARLREYLVKGFALDDERLKNPPGPGHLDYFDELLERIRDIRASERRFYQKVLEIYATSVDYQPSAELTQRFFATVQNKMHYASHGRTAAEVVHERADGTKPQMGMRTTRPGGVIHKADASVAKNYLEESELQVLQRIVSLYIEYAELQALERKQMTMQDWIVKLDDFLKATGRQLLDHAGKISAETARAKAEQEYARYRELEDAKPRAIDAEFERVTKQLQAPRAKRKRSKKG from the coding sequence GTGACCTCCCCCCCGCCCACCTCGGAGATCATCCTTTATCAAACCGAGGACGGGCGGACGCGCATTCAGTGTCGCTTCGAGGACGAGTCGCTGTGGCTGAGTCAGGCGTTGATCGCGGAGCTGTTCCAGAAGGACGTGCGCACCATCAATGAGCACCTGAAGAACATCTTCGAAGAGGGGGAGCTCAGCCCCGAGGCAACTATCCGGAAATTCCGGATAGTTCGAAGTGAGGGAAATCGTGAGGTTTCTCGCGAAATCGAGCACTACAGCCTGGAAGCGATCCTGGCGGTTGGCTACCGGGTGCGGAGCCAGCGGGGAACGCAGTTTCGGCAGTGGGCGACGGCGCGGCTCCGGGAGTACCTGGTCAAGGGCTTCGCGCTGGATGACGAGCGGCTGAAGAACCCGCCCGGGCCGGGGCACCTCGACTACTTCGATGAGCTGCTCGAGCGGATTCGGGATATCCGCGCTTCCGAGCGGCGCTTTTACCAGAAGGTGCTGGAGATCTACGCGACCAGCGTAGACTACCAGCCGAGCGCGGAGCTGACGCAGCGCTTCTTTGCGACGGTGCAGAACAAGATGCACTACGCCAGCCACGGCCGCACGGCAGCGGAAGTAGTGCATGAGCGGGCTGACGGGACCAAGCCGCAGATGGGCATGCGCACGACGCGACCCGGAGGGGTGATTCACAAAGCCGACGCGAGTGTGGCAAAGAACTACCTGGAGGAGTCCGAGCTGCAAGTGCTGCAGCGCATCGTGAGCTTGTACATCGAGTATGCGGAGCTACAGGCCCTGGAGCGCAAGCAGATGACGATGCAGGACTGGATCGTCAAGCTGGATGATTTCCTCAAGGCAACGGGGCGCCAGCTGCTGGACCACGCGGGCAAGATCTCCGCGGAGACGGCACGGGCCAAGGCAGAGCAAGAGTACGCTCGCTATCGAGAGCTGGAGGATGCGAAGCCCCGCGCCATCGACGCCGAGTTCGAGCGGGTGACGAAGCAGCTGCAGGCTCCGCGAGCGAAGAGGAAGCGTTCAAAGAAGGGTTGA
- a CDS encoding four helix bundle protein, which yields MLEIYPFILETITLTRPLAERICRADPDLGRQLRRAQSSIALNVAEGSYSRGRNRAARYHTAMGSARETLACLEVAEALGAVGPLDEELRKRFNRILGTLHRLCVR from the coding sequence ATGCTCGAAATCTATCCATTCATTCTCGAAACCATCACTCTAACTCGGCCCTTGGCGGAGCGCATTTGCCGCGCGGATCCGGACCTTGGGCGGCAGCTCAGGCGCGCACAGTCGTCCATCGCGCTGAACGTGGCAGAGGGCTCGTACAGCCGCGGGCGCAACCGGGCTGCGCGTTATCACACGGCCATGGGTTCTGCTCGGGAGACGCTCGCTTGTCTCGAGGTTGCTGAGGCGCTGGGCGCCGTAGGTCCGCTGGATGAAGAGCTGCGTAAGCGCTTCAACCGCATCCTGGGCACGTTGCATCGGCTGTGTGTGCGGTAG
- a CDS encoding restriction endonuclease subunit S, translated as MVSSPRESLRELLATAGFTKLPSDWSAIALGDLFSDDRGISVGVMYPGEHDPTGVPLIKAGDLSHNRINPHPDYRISAAVHHEYRRTELMGGEILMTLVGNVGSCAVVPRTMRGWNAARAVAVMRLREPRDATYVRACLQSKQIRHLMDVWSNTTVQQTLNLREIRELPLPWPDAKTRDLITNILGSLDDKIELNRRMNETLEEMARALFKSWFVDFDPVRAKAAGRKPSGMDAETAKLFPSEFEESELGEIPKGWTHVRVSDVCDGLFDGPHATPPEAESGAVFLGIRNFRPTSLDLSNIRHIAESDWPRWTKRVVPQHNDIVFTYEATLGFFALIPPGLRCCLGRRTALVRPRAEESDSHFLFHWFVSRPFQEFLRAHRAPGSTVDRIWLKDFPDYPVLQPPSALVSRFEKSVASLWGRIHASQGESQTLAQLRDTLLPKLLSGELSVKSAERILEATA; from the coding sequence ATGGTTTCTAGCCCGAGGGAGTCGCTACGAGAACTGCTCGCCACGGCTGGCTTCACAAAATTGCCGAGTGACTGGAGCGCCATAGCTCTTGGCGATCTCTTTTCCGACGACCGCGGTATTTCAGTTGGTGTCATGTATCCAGGCGAACACGACCCAACCGGCGTCCCCCTAATCAAAGCGGGAGACCTATCCCACAACCGAATAAACCCGCACCCTGACTACCGAATATCCGCCGCGGTTCATCATGAATATCGGCGCACAGAACTGATGGGGGGTGAGATCCTGATGACCTTGGTGGGTAATGTAGGGTCTTGCGCTGTGGTGCCTCGGACAATGCGGGGCTGGAATGCCGCTCGCGCTGTCGCCGTGATGAGGCTGCGAGAACCGCGCGACGCCACGTACGTGCGCGCTTGTCTTCAGAGCAAACAAATTCGCCACCTCATGGACGTGTGGTCGAACACGACAGTTCAGCAGACTCTGAACTTGCGGGAGATCAGGGAGCTGCCGCTCCCATGGCCAGATGCGAAAACACGCGACCTCATCACTAACATCCTCGGAAGTCTCGACGACAAGATCGAGCTCAACCGGCGCATGAACGAGACGCTGGAGGAGATGGCTCGGGCGTTGTTCAAGTCGTGGTTCGTGGATTTCGATCCGGTGCGCGCGAAGGCTGCCGGACGGAAACCGAGTGGGATGGATGCTGAGACGGCGAAACTGTTTCCGAGTGAGTTCGAGGAGTCGGAGCTGGGGGAGATCCCGAAGGGGTGGACACACGTTCGCGTGAGTGACGTCTGCGACGGCCTCTTCGATGGCCCGCACGCGACCCCTCCGGAAGCTGAAAGCGGCGCCGTCTTTCTTGGCATTCGGAACTTCCGGCCTACTTCACTAGACCTTTCAAACATTCGGCATATTGCAGAGTCCGACTGGCCGCGGTGGACGAAGCGCGTAGTTCCGCAACACAATGACATCGTGTTCACGTACGAGGCGACGCTTGGCTTCTTCGCGCTGATACCTCCGGGGCTCCGCTGCTGTTTGGGCCGGCGCACCGCGCTAGTCAGACCTCGAGCTGAGGAGAGCGACAGCCACTTTCTGTTTCACTGGTTCGTCTCAAGGCCATTCCAAGAGTTCCTTCGAGCGCACAGGGCCCCGGGTTCAACGGTCGACCGGATTTGGCTGAAGGACTTCCCTGACTATCCCGTGCTTCAGCCTCCATCCGCCTTGGTCTCACGATTCGAGAAAAGCGTTGCTTCGCTTTGGGGGCGCATCCACGCCAGTCAGGGCGAATCGCAAACCCTCGCTCAACTCCGCGACACACTCCTCCCCAAGCTGCTCTCCGGCGAGCTCTCCGTGAAGAGCGCCGAACGTATCCTCGAGGCAACGGCGTGA
- a CDS encoding CehA/McbA family metallohydrolase, with translation MRFFSTSRRGVWIGLGATVLCLPLLASSLVQGEPQPGVAPRKATAEELAAHTRVFARAGDWALSNPQLTAVIRKRDGWLTDLWRRPMILPSVPALGVDTQVDALWQLNQVASVGKKDYPFSAKSTRALTDGVEVTGELELNGRMLRAITVFRVDPKQPKLTIETRYSAKDGAAVGARLGDSFKWGNVQYYVAGLGKPRMKYKGAAKWIGRKGAQGDLLLRPLAGTNMSLDYGARIRGFQGTIKAHYFKELGAGKELVARRELSFEPLPVDPPSPTPTGRLEFNLVDEQGQAIAGKLTIDRVGSKQRVFDEDGGLDGADRFAWTGNGHLSIPLPVGRYKVLATAGLERDARSYDVNIKLGETTRFHTELPRVLKTPSWTSADFHLHQVPSVDADISLPARVVSIAAEGVEIAVATDHYVVTDLGPTREALLKQGVLTTDFQTVTGCEVSTLGNRFGHFNVFPLTLDKNVAYQGTTPGGLFASARKASPHGILQVNHPRWDPAISYFSAYDVSETDGAPGRAGYDGDFDTIEVYNGDDARDLKRVKPVLLDWLHQLGRGKRYVATGSSDSHKLGILDPGLPRTFVRCRDAKTDAEDAKAPFDQCLKALKQGKAQITSGPFIDAKVLGKGPGETARIKGKSFELELTVQAAPWIDVSQLEVLAGAEGKRIHFQTFKQTRGSVERFRGKLTLSLPEGSSFIVVVAQGSRGLPNVSREYTVPFGFTNPIWIKSGG, from the coding sequence GTGCGATTTTTCTCCACAAGCCGGCGGGGAGTTTGGATTGGGTTAGGTGCCACGGTCCTCTGCCTGCCCCTGCTAGCAAGCAGCCTGGTTCAGGGTGAGCCGCAACCCGGTGTGGCGCCTCGCAAAGCGACCGCTGAGGAGCTCGCGGCTCACACCCGCGTGTTCGCTCGGGCTGGAGATTGGGCGCTCTCGAACCCTCAGCTCACCGCCGTGATCCGCAAGCGCGACGGCTGGCTCACCGACCTCTGGCGACGTCCAATGATTCTGCCCAGCGTGCCGGCGCTGGGAGTCGACACCCAAGTGGACGCGCTGTGGCAGTTGAACCAGGTCGCCAGCGTGGGCAAAAAGGACTACCCCTTCAGTGCGAAGTCGACGCGCGCGCTGACGGACGGCGTGGAAGTGACAGGCGAGCTCGAGCTGAATGGACGCATGCTGCGCGCCATCACGGTGTTCCGTGTGGATCCAAAGCAGCCCAAGCTGACGATCGAGACGCGCTACTCCGCGAAGGATGGCGCAGCGGTTGGCGCGCGCCTTGGAGACTCCTTCAAGTGGGGAAACGTACAGTACTACGTGGCGGGCCTCGGCAAGCCACGCATGAAGTACAAGGGAGCGGCGAAGTGGATCGGGCGCAAGGGTGCTCAGGGCGATTTGCTATTGCGGCCGCTGGCGGGGACCAACATGAGCCTCGACTACGGCGCGCGCATCCGCGGCTTCCAGGGCACGATCAAGGCGCACTACTTCAAGGAGCTGGGAGCGGGAAAGGAGCTCGTGGCACGCCGCGAGCTGAGCTTCGAGCCACTGCCCGTGGATCCGCCGTCCCCCACCCCGACGGGCCGCCTCGAGTTCAACCTGGTGGACGAGCAGGGGCAAGCCATCGCGGGCAAGCTGACCATCGACCGCGTCGGCAGCAAGCAGCGAGTGTTCGATGAAGACGGCGGCTTGGACGGCGCCGACCGCTTTGCGTGGACCGGCAATGGTCACCTCTCCATCCCGCTCCCCGTCGGGCGCTACAAAGTGCTGGCGACGGCGGGCCTCGAGCGAGACGCCCGCAGCTACGACGTCAACATCAAGCTCGGAGAGACAACTCGTTTCCACACGGAGCTGCCCCGGGTCTTGAAGACACCGAGCTGGACCAGCGCCGACTTCCACCTGCACCAGGTGCCGAGCGTCGACGCGGACATCTCGCTGCCCGCCCGAGTCGTCTCGATCGCCGCAGAAGGCGTGGAGATCGCGGTGGCGACGGATCACTATGTGGTGACCGATCTGGGGCCAACGCGGGAGGCGCTGCTCAAGCAGGGCGTGCTAACTACTGACTTTCAGACGGTGACGGGCTGCGAGGTGAGCACCCTGGGCAATCGCTTCGGGCACTTCAATGTGTTTCCTCTCACCCTGGACAAGAACGTCGCGTATCAAGGCACCACCCCCGGAGGCCTGTTCGCCAGCGCGCGCAAGGCATCTCCCCACGGAATCCTGCAGGTGAATCATCCGCGCTGGGATCCGGCCATCAGCTACTTCTCGGCGTATGACGTGAGCGAGACGGACGGCGCGCCAGGTAGAGCGGGCTATGACGGAGACTTCGACACCATCGAGGTCTACAACGGCGATGACGCCCGGGATCTCAAGAGGGTGAAGCCCGTCCTGCTCGACTGGCTGCACCAGCTGGGGCGAGGGAAGCGCTACGTGGCCACTGGGTCAAGCGACTCCCACAAGCTAGGGATTCTGGATCCCGGTCTACCGCGCACCTTCGTGCGCTGTCGCGACGCAAAGACAGACGCGGAAGACGCGAAGGCGCCGTTCGACCAGTGCCTCAAGGCGCTGAAGCAGGGCAAGGCGCAGATCACCAGCGGGCCGTTCATTGACGCCAAGGTGCTCGGCAAGGGCCCGGGGGAGACCGCGAGAATCAAGGGAAAGAGCTTCGAACTGGAGCTCACTGTCCAGGCGGCGCCGTGGATCGACGTGAGCCAGCTCGAGGTGCTGGCCGGCGCCGAAGGCAAGCGCATCCATTTTCAGACGTTCAAGCAGACGCGCGGAAGCGTCGAGCGTTTCCGCGGGAAACTGACCCTCAGTCTGCCGGAGGGGAGTTCGTTCATCGTGGTGGTGGCGCAGGGGAGTCGGGGATTGCCCAATGTTTCGCGGGAGTACACGGTGCCGTTCGGGTTTACGAATCCCATATGGATTAAGAGTGGGGGTTAG
- a CDS encoding SAM-dependent DNA methyltransferase: MAKSKTTQPKAKDAQTSGNETALKKRGRPKKDAAAKGGRGTTSAANLGFEQTLWQAADKLRNNLDAAEYKHVVLGLIFLKYISDAFEEKHAALTAEMESGADPEDRDEYLAENIFWVPKDARWPALQGKAKQPEIGKLVDDAMRALEKDNVTLKGVLPKDYSRPALDKRRLGELIDLIGTIGLGDKANRSRDLLGRVYEYFLSEFASAEGKKGGQFYTPQCVVKLLVEMLAPYKGRVFDPCCGSGGMFVSSEKFVEAHGGRIGDISIYGQESNPTTWRLAKMNLAIRGIDANLGAEWGDSFHKDQHTELKSDYVLANPPFNDSDWGGEGLANDVRWKFGTPPKGNANFAWVQHFIHHLTPTGTAGFVLANGSMSSQQSGEGEIRKAIIEADLVDCMVALPGQLFYSTQIPVCLWFLSRDKKNGLGERGKKMRNRKGETLFIDARKLGSLIDRVHRELTDEDLKRIAGTYHAWRGDGAGKYEDVAGFCKSASTEEIATHGHVLTPGRYVGAEDVEEDDEPFDDKMARLTAKLDEQFREGAKLEKAIRQNLKGLGYGF; the protein is encoded by the coding sequence ATGGCGAAGAGCAAGACGACACAGCCGAAGGCGAAAGACGCCCAGACGAGTGGCAACGAGACAGCGCTGAAGAAGCGGGGGCGACCGAAGAAGGACGCAGCTGCCAAGGGTGGGCGCGGGACAACCTCTGCTGCGAACCTGGGCTTCGAGCAGACGCTGTGGCAGGCGGCGGACAAGCTGCGCAACAACTTGGATGCGGCGGAGTACAAGCATGTGGTGCTTGGGCTGATCTTCCTCAAGTACATCTCCGACGCGTTCGAGGAGAAGCACGCGGCGCTGACTGCGGAGATGGAGAGCGGCGCGGATCCTGAAGACCGGGACGAATACCTCGCGGAAAATATTTTCTGGGTGCCGAAGGATGCCCGCTGGCCGGCGCTGCAGGGCAAGGCGAAGCAGCCGGAGATTGGCAAGTTGGTGGATGACGCCATGCGCGCCCTGGAGAAGGACAACGTCACGCTGAAGGGCGTGTTGCCCAAGGACTACTCGCGGCCGGCGCTCGACAAGCGACGCTTGGGCGAGCTGATCGACCTGATTGGTACGATTGGCCTCGGAGACAAGGCGAACCGTTCGCGAGATCTACTCGGGCGCGTCTACGAGTACTTCCTGAGTGAGTTCGCTTCTGCCGAAGGCAAAAAGGGCGGGCAGTTCTACACGCCCCAGTGCGTGGTGAAGCTCTTGGTGGAGATGCTCGCACCCTACAAGGGGCGCGTGTTCGACCCGTGCTGCGGCTCCGGCGGCATGTTCGTCTCCAGTGAGAAGTTCGTGGAGGCGCATGGTGGCCGGATTGGGGACATCAGCATCTATGGGCAGGAGTCGAACCCCACGACTTGGCGATTGGCGAAGATGAACTTAGCCATTCGCGGCATCGACGCGAACTTGGGCGCCGAGTGGGGTGACTCTTTCCACAAGGATCAACACACGGAGCTGAAGTCCGACTATGTGTTAGCCAACCCTCCCTTCAATGACAGCGATTGGGGGGGAGAGGGGCTAGCCAATGACGTGCGTTGGAAGTTCGGTACGCCGCCGAAGGGCAACGCGAACTTTGCCTGGGTGCAGCACTTCATCCACCACCTGACGCCGACGGGCACCGCGGGCTTCGTGCTGGCGAATGGCAGCATGAGCTCCCAGCAATCCGGCGAAGGAGAGATCCGCAAGGCAATCATCGAGGCCGACCTGGTGGACTGCATGGTGGCATTGCCGGGCCAGCTCTTTTACTCCACGCAGATCCCAGTGTGCCTGTGGTTCCTGTCGCGAGACAAGAAGAACGGCCTCGGCGAGCGCGGAAAGAAGATGCGGAACCGCAAGGGCGAGACGCTGTTCATCGACGCCCGCAAACTAGGCAGCCTAATCGACCGCGTGCACCGCGAGCTAACCGACGAAGACCTGAAGCGAATCGCGGGCACCTATCACGCCTGGCGTGGTGACGGCGCCGGCAAGTACGAAGACGTTGCAGGCTTTTGCAAGAGTGCGAGCACCGAAGAGATTGCCACTCACGGTCATGTGTTGACGCCAGGCAGATATGTTGGCGCCGAAGACGTCGAGGAAGACGATGAGCCCTTCGACGACAAGATGGCGCGCTTGACGGCCAAGCTGGATGAGCAGTTCAGGGAAGGGGCGAAACTGGAGAAGGCGATTCGGCAGAATCTGAAGGGGTTGGGCTATGGTTTCTAG